From the Paludisphaera mucosa genome, one window contains:
- a CDS encoding PDZ domain-containing protein yields MKRSWWYAAAALAAATIGPARAQQAAQPKEGAAVIVEGAVREVFRSTRGEQADFVVQVDVARTELGRGAADARRLPIPAPGDAVYIHVRQAASGAVRGSRPIPSEGATLRAYLYPRAGGGWEGASPDWYDQTGGPPPRADSDVAMRPTPAPTAPASSGEAVLKALGVKAEPVEVNGRLVLKITEILPETPAQKAGFEKGDVIIGVNRAGFASLPQFAEIVAKGGPVAEFVLVNVRDKEQAAVKVDLGPVIASRPAPDRPSPAPTPSPAAPKRSLGAEFEPVRLGLRSALKVTKVQPESPAQKAGFEVGDVLVEAGGIALSDETKLQEAVDKAGEKLTVTVRDSRTGRDVPVEVVLGAAEPKPAPTPAPEPDPAPAPSPGGGVTSRSFGLTVKPGTADLLPVVKVAAVASGSPAEKAGLEVGDAIVGVDDRVVFAPDLFEEALKNVGSSFTLTVLDVKSGKKTPVKVQLGR; encoded by the coding sequence ATGAAACGTTCGTGGTGGTACGCGGCCGCCGCGCTGGCGGCGGCGACAATCGGACCGGCCCGGGCCCAGCAGGCCGCGCAGCCGAAAGAGGGCGCCGCCGTGATCGTCGAGGGCGCGGTGCGGGAGGTCTTCCGCAGCACCCGCGGAGAGCAGGCCGACTTCGTGGTTCAGGTCGACGTCGCCCGCACCGAGCTGGGCCGCGGGGCCGCCGACGCCCGTCGCCTGCCGATCCCCGCCCCCGGCGACGCCGTCTACATCCACGTCCGCCAGGCCGCGTCCGGCGCCGTCCGCGGCTCCCGGCCGATCCCGTCCGAGGGGGCGACCCTCCGCGCGTACCTCTATCCTCGCGCCGGCGGCGGCTGGGAGGGGGCCTCCCCCGATTGGTACGACCAGACCGGCGGCCCGCCGCCGCGCGCCGACTCCGACGTCGCCATGCGGCCCACGCCGGCCCCGACCGCGCCCGCATCCTCCGGCGAGGCGGTCCTCAAGGCCCTCGGCGTGAAGGCCGAGCCCGTCGAGGTCAACGGCCGGCTGGTCCTGAAGATCACCGAGATCCTCCCGGAGACCCCGGCGCAGAAGGCTGGGTTCGAGAAGGGCGACGTCATCATCGGCGTGAACCGGGCCGGGTTCGCCAGCCTCCCGCAGTTCGCCGAGATCGTCGCCAAGGGGGGGCCGGTCGCCGAGTTCGTCCTGGTCAACGTCCGCGACAAGGAGCAGGCCGCCGTCAAGGTCGACCTCGGGCCCGTGATCGCCTCCCGGCCGGCCCCGGACCGGCCCTCGCCCGCGCCGACCCCTTCGCCCGCGGCCCCGAAGCGCTCGCTGGGCGCCGAGTTCGAACCCGTCCGTCTGGGGCTGCGTTCGGCTCTCAAGGTTACGAAGGTCCAGCCCGAGAGCCCGGCGCAGAAGGCGGGATTCGAGGTCGGCGACGTCCTCGTCGAGGCCGGCGGGATCGCCCTCAGCGACGAGACGAAGCTCCAGGAGGCCGTGGACAAGGCCGGCGAGAAGCTGACCGTGACCGTCCGCGACAGCCGCACGGGCCGCGACGTCCCGGTCGAGGTCGTCCTGGGCGCGGCCGAGCCCAAGCCCGCCCCGACGCCCGCCCCCGAGCCCGATCCGGCCCCCGCCCCCTCGCCCGGCGGCGGGGTGACCTCGCGGAGCTTCGGGCTCACCGTGAAGCCCGGCACGGCCGACCTGCTGCCGGTGGTGAAGGTCGCGGCCGTCGCGTCGGGGAGCCCGGCCGAGAAGGCCGGCCTCGAGGTCGGCGACGCGATCGTCGGCGTCGACGACCGGGTCGTCTTCGCCCCCGACCTGTTCGAGGAGGCCCTCAAGAACGTCGGCTCCTCCTTCACCCTGACGGTCCTGGACGTCAAGTCCGGCAAGAAGACGCCGGTCAAGGTCCAACTCGGACGCTGA
- a CDS encoding amidohydrolase family protein, producing the protein MRRGTLTLRARYVFPVDAPPIEDGAVAVEGGRIEWVGPARERAADLDLGDAAIIPGLVNAHTHLELPGLPGDEGRPADAVEDEIAWLGRVMALRRAGASDESYRENVRRNLQATIAAGTTLLADTTSAGLSWDAVAEAHVRAVVFAEVLGLKRFRGLQTNEAAWKWLGSIKPETQVAANARAGLSPHAPYSTAGWLYHSAAASRLPLSTHLAEMPEEMQLLETRQGPMRQYLEDLGAWDDEWEPIGPRPTDYIRQGELREADWLVAHGTYIQPSEFWQLRPEASPNGHRVAVAFCPRTTARFGHFAHHPYRALLQKGAIVCLGTDSLASSPSLSILDEVRFLHARDESLSGELLLTMATLFGAWALRAEASTGSIRPGKSADLAVVGLPDRDESDPYRLLLESDRPVLATMFEGDFVSGPWQRL; encoded by the coding sequence ATGAGGCGGGGGACGCTCACCCTGCGGGCGCGGTACGTCTTCCCCGTCGACGCGCCGCCGATCGAGGATGGCGCGGTGGCGGTCGAGGGCGGGCGCATCGAATGGGTCGGCCCGGCGCGCGAGCGGGCCGCCGACCTGGACCTGGGGGACGCAGCGATCATCCCCGGGCTGGTCAACGCCCACACCCACCTGGAGCTTCCCGGCCTCCCCGGCGACGAGGGCCGCCCGGCGGACGCGGTCGAGGACGAGATCGCCTGGCTCGGGCGCGTGATGGCCCTGCGCCGGGCGGGGGCGTCGGACGAGAGCTATCGCGAGAACGTCCGCCGGAACCTCCAGGCGACGATCGCCGCGGGGACGACGCTGCTCGCCGACACCACGTCCGCCGGCCTGAGCTGGGACGCCGTCGCCGAGGCCCACGTCCGCGCGGTCGTCTTCGCCGAGGTGCTGGGGCTCAAGCGGTTCCGCGGGCTTCAGACCAACGAGGCCGCCTGGAAGTGGCTGGGCTCGATCAAACCCGAGACGCAAGTCGCCGCCAACGCCCGCGCGGGCCTGTCGCCCCACGCCCCGTACAGCACGGCGGGCTGGCTCTACCACAGCGCTGCGGCCAGCCGGCTGCCGCTCTCGACCCACCTGGCCGAGATGCCCGAGGAGATGCAGCTCCTGGAGACTCGCCAGGGCCCCATGCGCCAGTACCTGGAAGACCTGGGCGCCTGGGACGACGAGTGGGAGCCCATCGGCCCCCGGCCCACCGACTACATCCGCCAGGGCGAGCTGCGCGAGGCCGACTGGCTGGTCGCCCACGGCACGTACATCCAGCCCTCGGAGTTCTGGCAGCTCCGGCCCGAAGCGTCGCCGAACGGCCATCGCGTCGCCGTCGCCTTCTGCCCCCGGACGACCGCCCGCTTCGGCCATTTCGCCCACCACCCCTACCGGGCCCTCCTCCAGAAGGGGGCGATCGTCTGCCTGGGGACCGACAGCCTGGCGTCGAGCCCTTCCCTGAGCATCCTCGACGAGGTCCGCTTCCTCCACGCCCGCGACGAGTCGCTCTCGGGCGAGCTGCTCCTCACCATGGCCACCCTCTTCGGCGCCTGGGCCCTCCGCGCCGAGGCTTCGACGGGCAGCATTCGCCCCGGCAAGTCGGCCGACCTCGCCGTCGTCGGCCTCCCCGACCGAGACGAGTCCGACCCCTACCGCCTGCTCCTGGAATCCGACCGGCCCGTCCTCGCCACCATGTTCGAGGGCGATTTCGTCTCCGGGCCCTGGCAGAGGCTCTGA
- the mqnC gene encoding cyclic dehypoxanthinyl futalosine synthase, translated as MSSTAPAILRRVVEGGRLTFEEGVALFREASLLDLGRAADALCRRLHPEPYRTFNIDRNINYTNVCTAVCDFCAFYRKVDDAEAYVLERDVLFDKIRETVELGGDQILLQGGLHPKLKLEWYEELLRDIRANFPTINIHGFSAPEIHHFTKVAKLPLQVVLERLKAAGLGSLPGGGAEILVDRVRKAITRGKVNTEDWLNVHRVWHQLGGRSTATMMFGHVETIEERVEHLDRVRQLQDETGGFTAHICWTFQPENTDMADVPTAGAFEYLRTQAMTRLYLDNVPSIQSSWVTQGAKIGQMGLFFGANDMGSLMIEENVVSSAGTVHHLSLDEIKRCIRESGFIPRQRNVFYDYIDEAPEPEAVAAAGVA; from the coding sequence TTGTCTTCCACCGCCCCCGCGATCTTGCGACGCGTCGTTGAAGGCGGCCGCCTGACGTTCGAGGAAGGCGTCGCCTTGTTCCGGGAAGCGAGCCTGCTCGACCTCGGCCGCGCCGCCGACGCCCTCTGCCGCCGGCTCCACCCCGAGCCGTACCGCACGTTCAACATCGACCGCAACATCAACTACACGAACGTCTGCACGGCGGTCTGCGACTTCTGCGCCTTCTACCGCAAGGTCGACGACGCCGAGGCCTACGTCCTCGAACGCGACGTCCTCTTCGACAAGATCCGCGAGACGGTCGAGCTGGGCGGCGACCAGATCCTCCTGCAGGGGGGCCTGCACCCCAAGCTCAAGCTGGAGTGGTACGAGGAGCTGCTGCGGGACATCCGCGCGAACTTCCCGACCATCAACATCCACGGCTTCAGCGCCCCGGAGATCCACCACTTCACCAAGGTCGCGAAGCTCCCGCTGCAGGTCGTGCTGGAGCGCCTGAAGGCGGCCGGCCTGGGGAGCCTCCCCGGCGGCGGGGCCGAGATCCTCGTCGACCGCGTCCGCAAGGCGATCACCCGGGGCAAGGTGAACACCGAGGACTGGCTGAACGTCCATCGCGTCTGGCACCAGCTCGGCGGCCGGTCGACCGCCACCATGATGTTCGGCCACGTCGAGACGATCGAGGAGCGGGTCGAGCACCTGGACCGCGTCCGCCAGCTCCAGGACGAGACGGGCGGCTTCACGGCGCACATCTGCTGGACCTTCCAGCCCGAGAACACCGACATGGCCGACGTCCCGACCGCCGGGGCGTTCGAGTACCTCCGCACCCAGGCCATGACGCGGCTCTATCTCGACAACGTCCCCAGCATCCAGTCGTCTTGGGTCACGCAGGGGGCGAAGATCGGCCAGATGGGCCTGTTCTTCGGCGCCAACGACATGGGCAGCCTGATGATCGAGGAGAACGTCGTCTCCTCGGCCGGGACGGTCCACCACCTGAGCCTCGACGAGATCAAGCGTTGCATCCGCGAGTCCGGCTTCATCCCCCGCCAGCGGAACGTGTTCTACGATTACATAGACGAGGCCCCCGAGCCCGAGGCGGTCGCGGCGGCCGGGGTCGCCTGA
- a CDS encoding menaquinone biosynthetic enzyme MqnA/MqnD family protein, whose translation MASPVRVGAVSYLNAKPLYYRLEEFAPEARLEMEVPSRLAERLAAGELDVALIPSVEYLRGASRGYEILPGFAIGARGPVRSVKLFSKVPAAAIDRLALDAGSRTSQALVQVWLEARHGVRPSRIEPLPLGVSALESTADAVLVIGDRAMKVPEGPFHEVVDLAAAWRELTGLPFVFALWVVRRGADLGDVPEALARCRAEGLEHADELARIHGPRLGLDFRTCYDYLTRVLSYDLGEPELAGLRRFAAMAARLGLAPEGVNLVFHRPRDLATRR comes from the coding sequence ATGGCGAGCCCGGTCCGGGTCGGAGCGGTCAGCTATTTGAACGCCAAGCCGCTGTATTACCGGCTTGAGGAGTTCGCGCCCGAGGCCAGGCTCGAGATGGAGGTCCCGAGTCGGCTGGCGGAGCGGCTGGCGGCCGGCGAGCTGGACGTGGCGCTCATCCCCTCGGTCGAGTACCTGCGGGGGGCGTCTCGCGGCTACGAGATCCTCCCCGGATTCGCGATCGGGGCCCGGGGGCCGGTGCGGAGCGTGAAGCTGTTCAGCAAGGTCCCGGCGGCGGCGATCGACCGCCTCGCGCTCGACGCGGGCTCGCGGACGAGCCAGGCGCTGGTGCAGGTCTGGCTGGAGGCGAGGCACGGCGTCCGGCCGTCGCGGATCGAGCCCCTGCCGCTGGGGGTGTCGGCCCTGGAGAGCACGGCCGACGCGGTCCTGGTGATCGGCGACCGGGCGATGAAGGTCCCCGAGGGGCCCTTCCACGAGGTCGTCGACCTGGCGGCGGCCTGGCGCGAGCTGACCGGCCTGCCGTTCGTCTTCGCCCTCTGGGTGGTGCGTCGGGGGGCCGACCTGGGGGACGTCCCCGAGGCCCTCGCCCGCTGCCGGGCCGAGGGCCTGGAGCACGCCGACGAGCTGGCCCGAATTCACGGGCCGCGGCTGGGCCTGGATTTTCGAACGTGTTACGATTACCTCACCCGTGTCCTGTCCTACGACCTGGGCGAGCCGGAGCTGGCGGGCCTGAGGCGATTCGCCGCGATGGCCGCGCGCCTGGGCCTGGCGCCCGAAGGAGTGAATCTTGTCTTCCACCGCCCCCGCGATCTTGCGACGCGTCGTTGA
- a CDS encoding HugZ family protein, translating into MEMEAQVGQSLIRLARDQRVASLGTILDGHPLVSLVPFNANNDLSAFDIHVSRLAQHARALTQSLKVGLLIAAADSHARNPQALARLSIRGFAEPLDTNTPAFEEARESYLRKFPQSEISFQLGDFYFIRIKPVAARLVVGFGNIHDLTGDDISSLARQTHGFN; encoded by the coding sequence ATGGAGATGGAAGCACAGGTCGGCCAGTCGTTGATCCGGCTGGCCCGCGACCAGCGGGTCGCCTCGCTCGGCACGATCCTGGACGGGCACCCCCTGGTGTCGCTCGTCCCCTTCAACGCGAACAACGACCTGTCCGCGTTCGACATCCACGTCAGCCGGCTGGCCCAGCACGCCAGGGCCCTGACGCAGAGCCTGAAAGTGGGCCTGTTGATCGCGGCCGCCGACAGCCACGCCCGCAACCCCCAGGCCCTGGCTCGCCTGTCCATCCGCGGGTTCGCCGAGCCGCTCGACACCAACACCCCGGCCTTCGAGGAGGCCCGCGAGTCGTACCTCCGGAAATTCCCCCAGTCCGAGATCAGCTTCCAGCTCGGCGACTTCTACTTCATCCGCATCAAGCCCGTCGCCGCCCGCCTCGTCGTCGGCTTCGGCAACATCCATGACCTCACCGGGGACGACATCTCCAGCCTCGCCCGCCAGACCCACGGCTTCAACTGA
- a CDS encoding cofactor-independent phosphoglycerate mutase, with amino-acid sequence MPAPAKFVIVIPDGAADEPFEALGGRTALQAADIPAMDRVAAEGLVGRSRNVPDRFLPASDVATLSLFGYDPEEYYTGRAPLEAAAMGVALGPDDWAVRCNLMTIADGRLADFTAGHITSEEGGPIMATLQQKLGRPDVEFHAGVSYRNLMIYRGRPGEPKFTRETVTVPPHDHPDRPAADYLPKGPGSDLLIELMRQAEPILASHPVNLARIAAGKKPASATWLWGQGEAPHMPLFRDLHGLRGAIISAVDLVRGVGVLAGWDRIDVATATGYLDTDYAAKGRAGIAALADHDVVCVHVEAPDEASHEGRADAKVEAVERIDRDIVAPILAHLKASGSPWRILISPDHSTLLRTRAHDRAPVAWTIAGAGVPASGLRYDEHDAREGGGPFFDQGWRLMEKFLDLDWRG; translated from the coding sequence GTGCCCGCGCCCGCCAAGTTCGTGATCGTGATCCCCGACGGCGCCGCCGACGAGCCGTTCGAGGCCCTCGGCGGCCGCACCGCGCTCCAGGCCGCCGACATCCCCGCGATGGACCGGGTCGCCGCCGAGGGCCTCGTGGGACGGTCGCGGAACGTGCCCGACCGCTTCCTCCCCGCCAGCGACGTCGCCACCCTGAGCCTCTTCGGCTACGACCCAGAGGAATACTACACCGGCCGAGCCCCGCTCGAAGCCGCCGCCATGGGCGTCGCGCTCGGGCCCGACGACTGGGCCGTGCGCTGCAACCTCATGACGATCGCCGACGGCCGCCTCGCCGACTTCACCGCGGGCCACATCACGAGCGAGGAGGGCGGCCCCATCATGGCGACCCTCCAGCAGAAGCTCGGTCGGCCCGACGTCGAGTTCCACGCCGGCGTCAGCTACCGCAACCTGATGATCTACCGCGGCAGGCCCGGCGAGCCGAAATTCACGCGCGAGACCGTGACCGTCCCGCCCCACGACCACCCCGACCGGCCGGCCGCGGACTACCTCCCCAAAGGACCCGGGTCCGACCTGCTCATCGAGCTGATGCGCCAGGCCGAGCCGATCCTGGCGAGCCACCCGGTCAACCTCGCCCGCATCGCGGCCGGCAAGAAGCCGGCGAGCGCGACCTGGCTCTGGGGCCAGGGCGAGGCCCCCCACATGCCCCTTTTCCGCGACCTCCACGGCCTGCGCGGGGCGATCATCTCGGCCGTCGACCTGGTGCGCGGGGTGGGCGTGCTGGCGGGCTGGGACCGGATCGACGTGGCGACGGCGACCGGCTACCTCGACACCGACTACGCCGCCAAGGGCCGGGCCGGCATCGCCGCCCTGGCCGACCACGACGTCGTCTGCGTCCACGTCGAGGCCCCCGACGAGGCCAGCCACGAGGGCCGCGCCGACGCCAAGGTCGAGGCCGTCGAACGCATCGACCGCGACATCGTGGCCCCGATCCTCGCCCACCTCAAGGCGAGCGGATCCCCCTGGAGGATCCTGATCTCCCCCGACCACTCCACCCTGCTCCGCACCCGCGCCCACGACCGCGCCCCCGTCGCCTGGACCATCGCCGGCGCCGGCGTCCCCGCCTCCGGCCTCCGCTACGACGAGCACGACGCCCGCGAAGGCGGCGGCCCCTTCTTCGACCAGGGCTGGCGGCTCATGGAGAAGTTCCTGGACCTGGACTGGAGAGGCTGA
- a CDS encoding ABC transporter ATP-binding protein, which translates to MIHVEHLGKSFHDYQRGWVEAVRDVSFDCRPGEIFGLLGPNGAGKTTTLRILSTVLKPTTGKAVVAGYDVVDDPMEVRRRIGFMSAGTGIYDRMTAWELVAYFGRLYGLPKDRLRERMETVFGWLRMDDFRDVLGSKMSTGMKQKVSIARTIIHDPPVLIFDEPTSGLDILVQRIVLDKILELRDLGKTIVFSTHSMSEVERLCSRVAIIYRGELQAQGPIDELVARHGQPDVEELFFALVEQADARHAETAREALETTSNRGTGRTP; encoded by the coding sequence GTGATCCACGTCGAACACCTGGGCAAGTCGTTCCATGATTACCAGCGGGGCTGGGTCGAGGCGGTCCGCGACGTCTCGTTCGACTGCCGCCCGGGCGAGATCTTCGGCCTGCTCGGACCCAACGGCGCGGGCAAGACGACGACGCTGCGGATCCTCAGCACCGTGCTCAAGCCGACGACCGGGAAGGCCGTCGTCGCCGGCTACGACGTCGTCGACGATCCCATGGAGGTCCGCCGGCGGATCGGCTTCATGTCGGCCGGCACCGGCATCTACGACCGCATGACCGCCTGGGAGCTGGTCGCCTACTTCGGCCGGCTCTACGGCCTGCCCAAGGACCGGCTCCGCGAGCGGATGGAGACCGTCTTCGGCTGGCTCCGGATGGACGACTTCCGCGACGTCCTGGGCTCGAAGATGTCGACGGGGATGAAGCAGAAGGTGTCGATCGCCCGGACCATCATCCACGACCCGCCGGTCCTCATCTTCGACGAGCCGACGTCGGGCCTGGACATCCTGGTCCAGCGGATCGTCCTGGACAAGATCCTGGAGCTGCGCGACCTGGGCAAGACGATCGTCTTCTCGACCCACTCCATGAGCGAGGTCGAGCGGCTCTGCTCGCGGGTCGCGATCATCTACCGGGGCGAGCTTCAGGCCCAGGGGCCGATCGACGAGCTGGTGGCCCGCCACGGCCAGCCCGACGTCGAGGAGCTGTTCTTCGCCCTCGTCGAGCAGGCCGACGCCCGCCACGCCGAGACGGCCCGCGAGGCCCTCGAAACGACCTCGAATCGCGGGACGGGACGGACGCCATGA
- a CDS encoding ABC transporter permease subunit/CPBP intramembrane protease, giving the protein MNWSNVFLIFRREGLDQLRDRRTLFMVVFFPILLYPIIGAGVLQFAAALQEKPRRVVIVGAEHLPADPPLLAAGGNAFNAALFDSPAEAARLHVQREPDEGPWSKPENRELAVRNGEASAVVVIPPDLPEQFRAKADVAIPIHYKSVDETSKITYLRVREALDRWKSGIVEDRRKRDNLPAGYAQPIEVKALDAATTQEIGGSVWGRIFPFLLVLMSLTGAFYPAVDLCAGEKERGTMETLLISPAGRAEIVMGKFFAVLAASVTTAVLNLVSMGATGLQLARRATGFGGGEAAGEAAAALAPPTLQSAFWMIVLLIPLAAFFSAICLALAAMARSMKEGQYYMTPLYLICLPLIFLTMTPGIELNAFYSIVPVTGVALLLRALIVGDYGTAFRFFIPVMLPTIVYAWLALRWAVEQFQDEAVLFRESERFNLMQWLRSVVRDRKQRPTAAHAVLCFALVVTASWLFAQVSMSVSVGGGLGGIAVGQLLILMVPLAMALLLTTDPAGTLKLRRAGLRYFALAAAAAVAVNPLIAELRRLVEWLYPISDATQALLETLLKGPTPFASTLLVLAFMPAVCEEVAFRGFILSGLKSGRRTRSAIVLSALLFGLLHVFLSLFQQFFNAAFLGIFLGLLAVRSRSLWPGVLFHALNNGFALGLGAWVALLQRTGAAGLIYRDAERGLYQLPLVAVGAAAAAACFLYIWRIDRPAVEGPG; this is encoded by the coding sequence ATGAACTGGTCGAACGTGTTCCTGATCTTCCGCCGCGAGGGGCTCGATCAGCTCCGCGACCGCCGTACGCTGTTCATGGTGGTCTTCTTCCCGATCCTGCTCTACCCGATCATCGGGGCGGGGGTGCTCCAGTTCGCCGCGGCGCTCCAGGAGAAGCCCCGGCGGGTCGTAATCGTGGGGGCCGAGCACCTGCCCGCCGACCCCCCGCTGCTCGCCGCCGGCGGGAACGCCTTCAACGCCGCGCTGTTCGACTCGCCGGCCGAGGCCGCCCGCCTGCACGTCCAGCGCGAGCCGGACGAGGGCCCGTGGTCGAAGCCCGAGAACCGCGAGCTGGCCGTCCGCAACGGCGAGGCCTCGGCCGTCGTGGTGATCCCGCCCGACCTGCCCGAGCAGTTCCGCGCCAAGGCCGACGTCGCGATCCCGATCCACTACAAGAGCGTCGACGAGACCAGCAAGATCACCTACCTGAGGGTGCGCGAGGCGCTCGACCGCTGGAAGAGCGGCATCGTCGAGGACCGCCGCAAGCGCGACAACCTGCCGGCCGGCTACGCCCAGCCGATCGAGGTCAAGGCGCTCGACGCGGCCACGACGCAGGAGATCGGCGGCAGCGTCTGGGGGCGGATCTTCCCGTTCCTGCTGGTCCTGATGTCGCTGACCGGGGCCTTCTACCCGGCCGTCGACCTCTGCGCGGGCGAGAAGGAGCGGGGGACGATGGAGACCCTGCTCATCAGCCCCGCCGGCCGCGCCGAGATCGTCATGGGCAAGTTCTTCGCGGTCCTCGCCGCGAGCGTCACGACGGCCGTCTTGAACCTCGTGAGCATGGGCGCGACGGGCCTGCAGCTGGCGCGGCGGGCGACGGGGTTCGGGGGCGGCGAGGCCGCCGGCGAGGCCGCCGCCGCGCTCGCGCCGCCGACCTTGCAGTCGGCCTTCTGGATGATCGTCCTGCTGATCCCCCTGGCCGCCTTCTTCAGCGCGATCTGCCTGGCCCTCGCGGCCATGGCCCGCAGCATGAAGGAGGGGCAGTACTACATGACGCCCCTCTACCTCATCTGCCTGCCGCTGATCTTCCTGACGATGACGCCGGGCATCGAGCTGAACGCCTTCTACAGCATCGTCCCGGTCACGGGCGTCGCCCTGCTGCTGCGGGCCCTGATCGTGGGCGATTACGGCACCGCCTTCCGCTTCTTCATCCCGGTCATGCTGCCGACGATCGTCTACGCCTGGCTGGCGCTGCGGTGGGCCGTCGAGCAGTTCCAGGACGAGGCCGTGCTCTTCCGGGAGTCCGAGCGGTTCAACCTGATGCAGTGGCTCCGCAGCGTGGTCCGCGACCGCAAGCAAAGGCCCACCGCGGCGCACGCGGTGCTCTGCTTCGCGCTGGTGGTCACGGCGTCGTGGCTGTTCGCCCAGGTCTCGATGTCGGTCTCGGTGGGCGGAGGGCTCGGGGGGATCGCCGTCGGCCAGCTCCTGATCCTGATGGTCCCGCTCGCCATGGCCCTCCTGCTCACCACGGATCCCGCCGGGACTTTGAAGCTGCGGCGGGCCGGCCTCCGCTATTTCGCCCTGGCCGCCGCCGCCGCCGTCGCGGTCAATCCCCTGATCGCCGAGCTGCGTCGGCTCGTCGAGTGGCTCTACCCGATCTCCGACGCCACCCAGGCCCTGCTCGAGACCTTGCTCAAGGGGCCGACCCCGTTCGCGTCCACGCTCCTGGTCCTGGCCTTTATGCCGGCGGTCTGCGAGGAGGTCGCGTTCCGCGGCTTCATCCTCTCGGGCCTGAAGTCGGGCCGGCGGACCCGGTCGGCGATCGTCCTCTCGGCGCTCCTCTTCGGCCTGCTGCACGTCTTCCTGAGCCTCTTCCAGCAGTTCTTCAACGCGGCCTTCCTGGGGATCTTCCTGGGCCTGCTGGCGGTGCGGAGCCGGAGTCTCTGGCCTGGAGTCCTCTTCCACGCGCTGAACAACGGATTCGCGCTCGGACTGGGAGCCTGGGTCGCGCTCTTGCAGCGGACGGGCGCCGCCGGCCTGATCTATCGCGACGCCGAACGCGGCCTGTATCAACTTCCCCTGGTCGCCGTCGGTGCGGCGGCGGCGGCGGCCTGCTTCCTCTACATCTGGAGGATCGACCGCCCGGCCGTCGAGGGGCCCGGATGA
- a CDS encoding homoserine dehydrogenase encodes MQQVSVGLVGLGTVGAGVARILTQHADRIARRAGSRIDCKWAVVRDLNKKDRRAEFEGVRIVDDVRRVIDDPEVAIVVELIGGIDAARRIVLDALAAGKHVVTANKALLAEHGPEVFAAARAADRAVAFEASAGGGVPIVGAINVGLAANQVQSLAAILNGTCNYILTQMTQEGIAYDAALAGAQALGYAEADPTLDVDGTDTAHKLAILAQLAFRANVKTADIPREGIDRLDLADLKYARELGYTIKLLAHAKLAGGALELRVAPSLVRNDAPLAQVHGPYNAVRVVGDAVGDTFFHGRGAGMMPTASAVVADLIDVATGRALLTSRVLDFWSAASPAVPLLPSSRSLRRNYLRFLIADRPGVIAAIAQILGARGISIASVIQHEPAEAVGDEPGPVPLVIMTHLAVEEDLREAIREIDGLDVVRAPSVRLGVEE; translated from the coding sequence ATGCAACAGGTCAGCGTGGGATTGGTCGGACTGGGGACGGTGGGCGCGGGCGTGGCCCGGATCCTGACGCAGCACGCCGACCGCATCGCCCGCCGCGCGGGGAGCCGGATCGACTGCAAGTGGGCCGTGGTCCGCGACCTCAATAAGAAAGACCGGCGCGCCGAGTTCGAGGGCGTGCGGATCGTCGACGACGTCCGCCGCGTGATCGACGACCCCGAGGTCGCGATCGTCGTCGAGCTGATCGGCGGGATCGACGCGGCGCGGCGGATCGTGCTCGACGCGCTGGCCGCGGGCAAGCACGTGGTGACGGCCAACAAGGCCCTGCTCGCCGAGCACGGCCCCGAGGTCTTCGCCGCCGCCCGCGCGGCCGACCGCGCCGTGGCCTTCGAAGCCAGCGCCGGCGGCGGCGTGCCCATCGTCGGCGCGATCAACGTCGGGCTGGCGGCGAACCAGGTGCAGAGCCTGGCGGCGATCCTCAACGGCACCTGCAACTACATCCTGACCCAGATGACCCAGGAGGGGATCGCCTACGACGCCGCCCTCGCCGGCGCCCAGGCGCTCGGCTACGCCGAGGCCGACCCCACCCTCGACGTCGACGGCACCGACACCGCCCACAAGCTGGCGATCCTGGCCCAGCTCGCCTTCCGGGCGAACGTCAAGACGGCCGACATCCCCCGCGAGGGGATCGACCGCCTCGACCTCGCCGACCTGAAATACGCCCGCGAGCTGGGCTACACGATCAAGCTGCTGGCCCACGCCAAGCTCGCCGGCGGCGCGCTGGAGCTGCGGGTGGCCCCGTCGCTGGTCCGGAACGACGCCCCGCTCGCCCAGGTGCACGGCCCGTACAACGCCGTCCGCGTCGTCGGCGACGCCGTCGGCGACACCTTCTTCCACGGCCGAGGCGCCGGCATGATGCCCACCGCGTCGGCCGTCGTCGCCGACCTGATCGACGTCGCGACGGGCCGGGCCCTCCTGACCTCGCGGGTGCTCGACTTCTGGTCGGCCGCGTCGCCCGCGGTCCCGCTGCTGCCGTCCAGCCGGTCGCTGCGCCGCAACTACCTGCGGTTCCTGATCGCCGACCGCCCGGGGGTGATCGCCGCCATCGCCCAGATCCTCGGGGCCCGGGGGATCAGCATCGCCAGCGTGATCCAGCACGAGCCCGCGGAGGCCGTCGGCGACGAGCCCGGCCCGGTCCCGCTCGTCATCATGACCCACCTCGCCGTCGAGGAGGACCTTCGCGAGGCCATCCGCGAGATCGACGGCCTCGACGTCGTCCGGGCCCCCAGCGTCCGCCTCGGCGTCGAGGAGTGA